Proteins from one Candidatus Hydrogenedentota bacterium genomic window:
- a CDS encoding MFS transporter, with protein sequence MDPDTGRRSGTRRPIRHLRWWIALVLFAMSFNNYIDRQTLSALSPYLKEQFNWTNEDYALVVNAFQVSYTVMQMVAGRLLDVFGTRAGVGFSVVFYTIVSACTALAVGARSFSLVRFLLGAGEAANNPGGSKAISEWFPAKERGIAVAIFNCGCALGAAAAPFIAVAVYKYTGMWQSAFLMAAFIGVLWLIAWWAIYDSPATHPRLSPEERALLPQPGPDAGLDGAEAPKVGWGTLLRYRQTWGLMIGRFLLDPFWFFVAYWFSLFLKEKGFSLQQSALGLWAPMLSAGLGNFVAGGISSWLVYRGWQPGAARRVILMTAGPSMAVVALALTTDSYAMLLLIFAYATFAYNCCGTMFLTLPTDVFESRAVGTVMGLAGASAGVGTLITTWLIGMVSERWSFTPVVLAASVIPALAAVVFVAMVRLKKGQGADGILREF encoded by the coding sequence ATGGACCCAGACACTGGACGCCGTTCAGGGACCCGCAGGCCCATACGCCACCTGCGCTGGTGGATAGCCCTCGTGCTGTTCGCCATGTCCTTCAACAACTACATTGACCGGCAGACGCTCTCCGCCCTGTCGCCCTACCTGAAGGAGCAGTTCAACTGGACGAACGAGGACTACGCCCTCGTGGTGAACGCGTTCCAGGTCTCCTACACGGTGATGCAGATGGTGGCGGGGCGGCTGCTGGACGTGTTCGGCACGCGGGCCGGCGTCGGGTTCAGCGTGGTTTTCTACACCATCGTGAGCGCGTGCACGGCCCTGGCCGTGGGGGCGCGCAGTTTCAGCCTGGTGCGCTTCCTCCTGGGCGCGGGCGAGGCCGCGAACAACCCCGGCGGGTCCAAGGCCATCTCCGAGTGGTTCCCCGCGAAGGAGCGGGGCATTGCGGTGGCCATCTTCAACTGCGGCTGCGCCCTCGGCGCGGCGGCGGCCCCCTTCATCGCCGTGGCCGTGTACAAGTACACGGGCATGTGGCAGAGCGCCTTTCTCATGGCGGCCTTTATCGGCGTGCTCTGGCTCATCGCGTGGTGGGCCATCTACGACTCCCCCGCCACGCACCCGCGCCTGTCGCCGGAGGAGCGGGCGCTGCTGCCCCAGCCCGGCCCCGACGCCGGGCTGGACGGCGCGGAGGCCCCGAAAGTGGGCTGGGGGACGCTGCTGCGGTACAGGCAGACCTGGGGGCTCATGATCGGACGCTTTCTGCTCGACCCCTTCTGGTTCTTCGTCGCCTACTGGTTTTCCCTGTTTCTCAAGGAGAAGGGCTTTTCCCTCCAGCAGAGCGCGCTGGGGCTGTGGGCGCCCATGCTGAGCGCGGGCCTCGGCAACTTCGTCGCCGGGGGAATCTCCTCATGGCTGGTGTACCGGGGCTGGCAGCCCGGCGCCGCGCGGCGCGTCATCCTCATGACTGCGGGCCCCAGCATGGCCGTGGTCGCGCTGGCGCTGACCACGGACTCCTACGCGATGCTGCTGCTCATCTTCGCCTACGCCACCTTCGCCTACAACTGCTGCGGCACCATGTTCCTCACCCTGCCCACGGACGTGTTCGAGTCGCGGGCCGTCGGCACGGTCATGGGGCTGGCCGGGGCGAGCGCGGGCGTGGGCACCCTGATCACCACCTGGCTCATCGGCATGGTCTCCGAGCGCTGGTCCTTCACCCCCGTGGTGCTGGCGGCCTCCGTGATCCCCGCGCTGGCGGCGGTCGTCTTCGTCGCCATGGTGCGCCTGAAGAAGGGCCAGGGCGCGGACGGCATCCTCAGGGAGTTCTGA
- a CDS encoding MFS transporter: MSIAALTAFSGVFALGAIFAIFGSVKLKLQEKLGIDDAKASQLISAMMFSCLVFSIVIGAVTPALGFKVVGLLGFGAGAVCVVLLAMAPSYGTAMLAFLALGFAAMCVNTVGNTLGPMVLFPDNPAKASNLMNVFFGLGSLLTPLIIGNLMGKVGYKATLGIIAAMLGIPVLWTVMGTDFPAIEGGFNFGRAAGFLIHPAVLAASAALFCYISLESTLGGFLTTYLTNHKVDGTKANNLLAGFWACLMFARLFTAVAVRPGFVPHYVQVLALVAAVSIMMMATAKTAGPAIVAMLVTGFAIGPIFPTIVGVTFGKTGASSEVFGLIFGIGLLGGIVTPRIMGGFSAGGNIRKGMQVLAGLAVLLIVMSAVLSYAIPDMVK; this comes from the coding sequence ATGTCCATCGCCGCATTAACCGCCTTTTCCGGGGTGTTCGCCCTGGGGGCCATCTTCGCCATCTTCGGCAGCGTCAAGCTGAAGCTCCAGGAGAAGCTCGGCATTGACGACGCGAAGGCCAGCCAGCTCATCTCCGCCATGATGTTCAGCTGCCTCGTGTTCTCCATCGTCATCGGCGCGGTCACCCCGGCCCTCGGGTTCAAGGTCGTCGGCCTCCTGGGCTTCGGCGCGGGCGCGGTCTGCGTGGTCCTGCTGGCCATGGCGCCGTCCTACGGCACCGCGATGCTCGCCTTCCTGGCCCTCGGATTCGCCGCCATGTGCGTGAACACCGTCGGCAACACCCTCGGGCCCATGGTCCTGTTCCCCGACAATCCGGCCAAGGCCAGCAACCTGATGAACGTGTTCTTCGGGCTGGGCTCGCTGCTGACCCCCCTCATCATCGGCAACCTGATGGGCAAGGTCGGCTACAAGGCCACGCTGGGCATCATCGCGGCCATGCTGGGCATTCCGGTCCTCTGGACGGTCATGGGCACGGATTTTCCGGCCATTGAGGGCGGGTTCAATTTCGGCCGGGCCGCCGGCTTTCTGATACACCCCGCCGTGCTGGCCGCCAGCGCCGCGCTTTTCTGCTACATCAGCCTGGAATCCACCCTCGGCGGATTCCTCACCACCTATCTGACCAACCACAAGGTGGACGGCACCAAGGCCAACAATCTGCTCGCGGGCTTCTGGGCCTGCCTCATGTTCGCCCGTCTGTTCACCGCAGTGGCGGTTCGCCCCGGATTCGTCCCGCACTACGTCCAGGTGCTCGCCCTGGTCGCCGCAGTCTCCATCATGATGATGGCCACCGCCAAGACCGCCGGCCCTGCCATCGTGGCCATGCTGGTCACCGGCTTCGCCATCGGCCCGATCTTCCCGACCATCGTCGGCGTGACCTTCGGCAAGACCGGCGCCAGCTCCGAGGTCTTCGGCCTGATCTTCGGCATCGGCCTGCTGGGCGGCATCGTCACCCCGCGGATCATGGGCGGCTTCTCCGCCGGCGGCAACATCCGCAAGGGCATGCAGGTCCTCGCCGGCCTCGCCGTCCTGCTCATCGTCATGTCCGCCGTCCTCAGCTACGCCATTCCGGATATGGTGAAGTGA
- a CDS encoding glycosyltransferase, which produces MDILAGIGAGVLAAGCGCWIYVLLTAAHNLRRMRRVETVPLPERAGWPRVSVVIPACNEGESLGAALREHLRGTYPNLEIILVNDRSTDNTGEIADALARSDPRLRVVHVRELPEGWLGKVHALHRGVLESAGEWLLFMDADVHVAPGTLERVVAWCETRGLDQVLLLPRLEAANLGMGMVNAFLVRSAAALMPVWAVEHPRLKVAAGGGVFCLLRREALDRTPGMARLRLEVIDDAALAYLLKAYGARGTVINGSGGVSLCWYRSLGAFTRGLEKNGFAAARYNLPALAAACLFLILLDWAPLLALAQPAVPWLRAAGAAALTVQVGVSVVVARWTRGRILPALLSPLAVLVMSFALLRSAALTLRRGEIVWRGTEYPLSLLREFMRNGKNMPLPPEPDGAPADAAGPEGSPR; this is translated from the coding sequence ATGGACATTCTGGCGGGCATCGGGGCGGGGGTGCTGGCGGCGGGCTGCGGATGCTGGATCTATGTGCTCCTGACGGCGGCGCACAACCTCCGCCGCATGCGGCGCGTCGAGACGGTTCCCTTGCCGGAGCGAGCCGGGTGGCCCCGGGTGTCGGTCGTGATTCCGGCCTGCAACGAGGGGGAGAGCCTGGGGGCCGCGCTGCGGGAGCACCTGCGGGGCACCTACCCGAACCTGGAGATCATCCTCGTCAACGACCGGTCCACCGACAACACGGGGGAGATTGCGGACGCCCTGGCGCGGAGTGACCCGCGGCTCCGCGTCGTGCACGTGCGAGAACTGCCGGAGGGCTGGCTCGGAAAGGTACACGCGCTGCACCGCGGGGTGCTGGAAAGCGCGGGCGAATGGCTGCTGTTCATGGACGCGGACGTGCATGTGGCGCCGGGCACCCTGGAGCGGGTGGTCGCGTGGTGCGAGACGCGCGGCCTGGACCAGGTGCTGCTGCTGCCGCGCCTGGAGGCGGCAAACCTGGGCATGGGCATGGTGAACGCCTTTCTGGTCCGCAGCGCGGCGGCCCTCATGCCGGTCTGGGCCGTGGAGCACCCGCGGCTGAAGGTGGCCGCCGGAGGGGGCGTTTTCTGCCTGCTGCGGCGGGAGGCCCTGGACCGGACGCCCGGCATGGCCCGGCTCAGGCTGGAGGTCATAGACGACGCCGCGCTGGCCTACCTGCTGAAGGCCTACGGCGCGCGCGGCACCGTGATAAACGGGTCGGGCGGCGTTTCGTTGTGCTGGTACCGCTCCCTCGGCGCCTTCACGCGCGGGCTGGAAAAGAACGGCTTCGCCGCCGCCCGGTACAACCTGCCCGCGCTGGCGGCCGCCTGCCTTTTCCTGATTCTGCTGGACTGGGCCCCCCTCCTCGCGCTGGCACAGCCGGCCGTGCCCTGGCTGCGGGCCGCGGGGGCGGCTGCCCTGACCGTGCAGGTGGGGGTGTCGGTGGTGGTGGCGCGGTGGACGCGCGGCCGCATCCTGCCCGCCCTGCTTTCCCCCCTCGCCGTCCTCGTGATGTCGTTTGCCCTGCTGCGCTCGGCCGCGCTGACCCTCCGGCGGGGGGAAATCGTCTGGCGCGGAACGGAATACCCGCTGTCCCTGCTGCGCGAGTTCATGCGCAACGGGAAAAACATGCCCCTGCCCCCGGAACCGGACGGGGCCCCCGCTGACGCCGCCGGACCGGAAGGCTCCCCCCGCTGA
- a CDS encoding IMP cyclohydrolase has product MYIGRIVSVARTLDDRLCAAYRVSSRSFPNRTAVAGENKVSIVPKPGHEMDVYKNPYIAYNCVRIVRNGDVAVVTNGSQTDGIAEKIDQGMPPRDALALVSLALDFEKDSYNTPRISAVVDKKSSTGWLAIVRHDGLEVERIPLYPGRLWYVATYEENTITEARGDEFPAETPEDACDFLLGGGIFAQRDNPVTAVAAMAGYEGYEIFVKDAPAV; this is encoded by the coding sequence ATGTACATCGGACGCATCGTGAGCGTGGCCCGGACCCTTGACGACCGCCTGTGCGCGGCGTACCGCGTTTCCAGCAGGTCGTTCCCCAACCGCACCGCCGTGGCGGGGGAGAACAAGGTGAGTATTGTGCCAAAGCCGGGGCACGAGATGGACGTGTACAAGAACCCCTACATCGCCTACAACTGCGTGCGCATCGTGCGCAACGGCGACGTGGCGGTGGTGACCAACGGCAGCCAGACCGACGGCATCGCGGAGAAGATTGACCAGGGCATGCCCCCGCGCGACGCCCTCGCGCTGGTCTCGCTGGCCCTGGACTTCGAGAAGGACAGCTACAACACGCCGCGCATCAGCGCCGTGGTGGACAAGAAGAGCAGCACGGGCTGGCTGGCCATCGTGCGCCACGACGGCCTGGAGGTGGAGCGCATCCCGCTGTACCCGGGCCGCCTGTGGTATGTGGCCACCTATGAGGAGAACACCATCACCGAGGCGCGGGGGGACGAGTTTCCCGCCGAGACCCCGGAGGACGCGTGTGACTTCCTGCTCGGCGGCGGCATTTTCGCGCAGCGCGACAACCCGGTGACGGCGGTGGCCGCCATGGCCGGGTACGAGGGCTATGAAATCTTCGTGAAGGACGCGCCGGCGGTCTGA
- a CDS encoding adenylosuccinate lyase has product MKKDTSVYVSPLVERFATAEMARLWSADRKFSTWRRCWVALAEAERELGLNITEEQIAEMRAHLDDIDYAAAEAYERKTRHDVMAHIHAFGDVAPLARPIIHLGATSCYVGDNTDLILIREGLDLLLAKAAAVLAKLRDFALAHKDLPTLGYTHFQPAQVVTVGKRACLWAQDLLLDVLEMEAVRAGLRCRGVKGTTGTQASFMALFDNDAEKVRRLDRLVAGKLGFDSAFTVTGQTYTRKVDTRVLNALAGIGESAHKFGTDMRLLQNMKEVEEPFESTQVGSSAMAYKRNPMRCERICALSRFLMVGPLHGGLTTAVQWFERTLDDSAIRRLSLPEAFLAADAVLNLWLNVMENPKVYPKVIEKHLWAELPFMATENILMACVRRGGDRQELHEVIRRHSQAAGARVKEEGADNDLLDRLAADPAIGMTRGEINGVLNLREFVGRAPEQVVEFLEEEVAPVVARHGGGGVASDVRV; this is encoded by the coding sequence ATGAAAAAGGACACGAGTGTCTATGTGAGCCCCCTGGTGGAGCGTTTCGCCACGGCGGAAATGGCCCGCCTCTGGAGCGCCGACCGCAAGTTTTCGACCTGGCGGCGCTGCTGGGTGGCCCTGGCGGAGGCGGAGCGCGAGCTGGGACTGAACATCACGGAGGAGCAGATCGCCGAGATGCGGGCGCACCTCGACGACATTGACTACGCGGCGGCCGAGGCCTACGAGCGCAAGACCCGCCACGATGTCATGGCCCACATTCACGCCTTCGGCGATGTGGCGCCCCTCGCGCGGCCCATCATCCACCTCGGCGCGACAAGCTGCTATGTGGGGGACAACACGGACCTGATCCTCATCCGTGAGGGGCTCGACCTGCTGCTGGCGAAGGCCGCCGCCGTGCTGGCGAAGCTGCGCGACTTCGCCCTCGCCCACAAAGACCTGCCCACCCTCGGCTACACGCACTTCCAGCCCGCCCAGGTGGTCACGGTCGGAAAGCGCGCCTGCCTCTGGGCGCAGGACCTCCTCCTCGACGTGCTGGAGATGGAGGCCGTCCGCGCCGGGCTCCGCTGCCGCGGCGTCAAGGGCACCACGGGCACCCAGGCGTCGTTCATGGCGCTCTTCGACAACGACGCGGAGAAGGTGCGGCGGCTCGACCGCCTCGTCGCCGGGAAGCTCGGCTTCGACAGCGCCTTCACCGTCACCGGCCAGACCTACACACGCAAGGTGGACACGCGGGTGCTGAACGCCCTCGCGGGGATCGGCGAGTCCGCCCACAAGTTCGGCACGGACATGCGCCTGCTCCAGAACATGAAGGAGGTCGAGGAGCCCTTCGAGTCCACGCAGGTGGGCAGCTCCGCCATGGCCTACAAGCGCAACCCCATGCGCTGCGAGCGCATCTGCGCGCTGTCGCGCTTCCTCATGGTCGGACCGCTCCACGGGGGGCTGACCACGGCGGTGCAGTGGTTCGAGCGCACGCTGGACGACTCCGCCATCCGCCGCCTGAGCCTGCCCGAGGCCTTCCTCGCCGCCGACGCCGTGTTGAACCTCTGGCTGAACGTCATGGAGAACCCGAAGGTCTACCCGAAGGTCATCGAGAAGCACCTGTGGGCCGAGCTGCCCTTCATGGCGACGGAGAACATCCTCATGGCCTGCGTGCGCCGGGGCGGCGACCGCCAGGAGCTGCACGAGGTGATCCGCCGCCACTCGCAGGCCGCGGGCGCCCGGGTGAAGGAGGAGGGCGCGGACAACGACCTGCTGGACCGGCTCGCCGCCGACCCGGCCATCGGCATGACGCGCGGCGAGATCAACGGGGTGCTGAACCTCCGCGAGTTCGTGGGCCGCGCGCCGGAGCAGGTGGTGGAGTTCCTGGAGGAGGAGGTCGCCCCGGTGGTCGCCCGCCACGGCGGGGGCGGGGTCGCGTCGGACGTGCGCGTGTGA
- a CDS encoding diacylglycerol kinase family lipid kinase, translating into MVCEEKTAFIVNPHAAQGRTRHGWPGLLKSVEKRFSNFDVFVTERPFHAVELTQRALWNGYTRIVSVGGDGTHFEVTNGFFEGARAVNPDAVLSILPYGTGSDLARTLGIPTGARSLPLLASDRVVRADVARITCAGLDGGENMCYFLNTSRIGIGGEVVWQVNHNTKAWGGFVSYCWGTLRALFAYTDKPMKITIDGETREQVVKEIIIANGCYDGGGMHIAPNAKLDDGLFDIYIIGPVTLFDALVSLPLIYRGGLESRPDVVTFLRGKFIQVESPEQVKINTDGEVPGYLPAAIELLPGAISVVTGR; encoded by the coding sequence ATGGTCTGTGAGGAAAAAACCGCGTTTATCGTGAACCCCCACGCCGCGCAGGGTCGCACCCGGCACGGCTGGCCCGGCCTGCTCAAGAGCGTGGAGAAGCGCTTCTCCAACTTTGACGTCTTCGTGACCGAGCGGCCCTTCCACGCCGTCGAGCTGACGCAGAGGGCCCTGTGGAACGGCTACACCCGCATCGTCAGCGTCGGCGGCGACGGCACCCACTTCGAGGTGACCAACGGCTTCTTCGAGGGCGCGCGGGCCGTGAACCCCGACGCCGTGCTCTCCATCCTCCCCTACGGCACCGGGTCCGACCTCGCGCGGACCCTTGGCATCCCCACCGGCGCCCGCTCGCTGCCCCTGCTCGCCAGCGACCGCGTGGTCCGCGCCGACGTCGCCCGCATCACCTGCGCCGGCCTCGACGGCGGCGAGAACATGTGCTACTTCCTCAACACCAGCCGCATCGGCATCGGCGGCGAGGTTGTCTGGCAGGTGAACCACAACACCAAGGCATGGGGCGGCTTCGTCTCCTACTGCTGGGGCACCCTGCGCGCCCTCTTCGCCTACACCGACAAGCCCATGAAAATCACCATTGACGGCGAGACCCGGGAGCAGGTCGTCAAGGAGATCATCATCGCCAACGGCTGCTACGACGGCGGCGGCATGCACATTGCCCCGAACGCGAAGCTGGACGACGGCCTCTTCGACATCTACATCATCGGCCCGGTCACCCTGTTCGACGCCCTCGTCAGCCTGCCCCTCATCTACCGCGGCGGCCTCGAGTCCCGTCCGGACGTCGTCACCTTCCTCCGGGGCAAGTTCATCCAAGTCGAGTCCCCCGAGCAGGTCAAAATCAATACGGACGGCGAAGTCCCCGGCTACCTCCCCGCCGCCATCGAGCTCCTCCCCGGGGCCATCTCCGTCGTCACCGGCCGCTGA
- a CDS encoding DUF1559 domain-containing protein → MRRNGFTLIELLVVIAIIGILAAILLPALARAREAARRASCQNNLKQFGLVFKMYANESGGGQFPPCAPFGNPFMNGMTLLSSPSAEAVYPEYLSDLETARCPSDAGVDAAGQFVATRLPDTGDFDSWVADARAAGDRVAENFFQSARLGRSYAYKGYVASNLAEYYGLWGAMGAVPFTAVVSIPGLTTPVRIKDFTQDLKLDDGAWPTMVDRTAATGTAGGTDMLRLREGVERFLITDINNPGAAASAQSEIPVQWDTFGNPSEGTSTAGSAVFNHIPGGSNVLYMDGHVEFIRYPTRFPLVEDAGILRENGHFGLY, encoded by the coding sequence ATGCGCAGAAACGGATTCACACTCATTGAGCTGCTGGTGGTCATCGCCATCATCGGGATACTGGCGGCCATTCTGCTGCCCGCGCTGGCCCGCGCGCGCGAGGCGGCGCGGCGCGCCTCCTGCCAGAACAACCTGAAGCAGTTCGGGCTGGTGTTTAAGATGTACGCGAACGAGAGCGGCGGCGGGCAGTTCCCCCCCTGCGCGCCCTTCGGCAACCCGTTCATGAACGGCATGACGCTGCTGAGTTCTCCGTCGGCGGAGGCGGTTTATCCAGAGTATCTCTCCGATCTGGAGACGGCGAGGTGCCCGTCGGACGCGGGGGTGGACGCGGCGGGGCAGTTTGTCGCCACGCGCCTGCCGGACACGGGGGATTTTGACTCGTGGGTGGCGGACGCCCGCGCCGCCGGGGACCGGGTGGCGGAGAACTTCTTCCAGAGCGCGCGGCTGGGCCGCTCCTACGCGTACAAGGGCTATGTGGCGTCGAACTTGGCGGAGTATTACGGGCTGTGGGGCGCCATGGGCGCGGTGCCCTTCACTGCGGTGGTCTCCATACCCGGCCTGACCACGCCGGTGCGCATCAAAGATTTCACCCAGGACCTAAAGCTGGACGATGGCGCGTGGCCGACCATGGTGGACCGCACGGCGGCCACGGGCACGGCGGGCGGGACCGACATGCTCCGCCTGCGCGAGGGCGTGGAGCGCTTCCTGATCACGGACATCAACAACCCCGGCGCGGCGGCCAGCGCGCAGAGTGAAATCCCCGTGCAGTGGGACACTTTCGGCAATCCGTCGGAGGGAACGTCCACCGCCGGAAGCGCCGTGTTCAACCACATCCCGGGCGGGTCGAATGTGCTGTACATGGACGGCCATGTGGAGTTCATCCGCTACCCCACCCGCTTCCCGCTGGTGGAGGATGCGGGCATCCTCCGCGAAAACGGCCATTTCGGGCTCTACTGA
- a CDS encoding zinc ABC transporter substrate-binding protein, whose amino-acid sequence MTRAHTGFPPLLAAALLAACGAFAAPETVVAGTAHLANAVADITGAEAAPFVLMPPGQCPGHYDARPGDIARLSEAGVVLLHDWQRPMGNVRRALAAAAVPPERIIAVSTPGNWMVPETQQAGLREVAEILARLHPDRAEAFRAAAEKRAQAVAEHARAARERVTASGAAGLPVAVNEMQAPFVKWAGFRTPVVFGRGEEPGAAEPAALAGDARKAGVRAVVNNLQSGNPKAAETLAAELGVPLVTLSNFPGADPDASSWEAALDANLDRLLDALKPGGTE is encoded by the coding sequence ATGACGCGTGCACACACGGGATTCCCACCGCTTCTGGCGGCGGCGTTGCTGGCGGCCTGCGGGGCCTTTGCCGCCCCGGAGACCGTTGTGGCGGGCACGGCCCACCTGGCGAACGCCGTGGCGGACATCACGGGCGCGGAGGCGGCCCCCTTCGTCCTGATGCCTCCGGGACAGTGCCCCGGCCACTATGACGCGCGCCCCGGCGACATCGCCCGCCTGTCGGAGGCCGGGGTGGTGCTGCTCCACGACTGGCAGCGCCCGATGGGCAACGTGCGTCGCGCGCTTGCAGCCGCCGCCGTGCCGCCGGAACGGATCATCGCGGTCTCGACCCCCGGCAACTGGATGGTGCCTGAGACGCAGCAGGCGGGCCTCCGGGAAGTGGCTGAGATCCTCGCACGCCTCCACCCGGACCGGGCGGAAGCCTTCCGCGCGGCGGCGGAGAAGCGCGCACAGGCTGTGGCGGAACACGCCCGGGCGGCGCGGGAACGCGTAACCGCCTCGGGGGCCGCCGGCCTGCCCGTGGCGGTGAACGAGATGCAGGCCCCGTTCGTGAAATGGGCGGGGTTCAGGACCCCCGTGGTCTTTGGCCGCGGGGAGGAGCCGGGGGCGGCGGAACCGGCCGCCCTGGCGGGCGACGCGCGGAAGGCCGGGGTGCGGGCGGTGGTCAACAACCTGCAGAGCGGCAACCCAAAGGCGGCGGAGACACTGGCGGCGGAACTGGGCGTGCCGCTGGTGACGCTGTCCAATTTCCCGGGCGCGGACCCGGACGCATCCTCCTGGGAGGCGGCGCTGGATGCAAATCTGGACCGCCTGCTGGACGCGCTGAAGCCCGGCGGCACGGAATGA
- a CDS encoding metal ABC transporter ATP-binding protein produces the protein MSAPVVEIQNAVVAYRSGVALDGVSLCVNAGEAVGILGPNGTGKSTLLMLVNGLVRPQSGSVRVLGGEPFRAMRGYRLRRRIGYLAQTQRIDPRLPVTVRETVAAGRYGRIGLLRRMGRADRRAVAEAMDRMGVAHLSGRPLGHLSGGELQRTALARALAQEPEILLLDEPTASVDPGARGALLAHVDALPALTGAAMLYVTHETGAVPGVCARLALMRAGRVWRDGPRAEMLAADTLRALYGEEGL, from the coding sequence ATGAGCGCGCCGGTCGTCGAGATACAGAACGCCGTGGTCGCCTACCGTTCGGGGGTGGCGCTGGACGGCGTGTCCCTCTGCGTGAACGCGGGGGAGGCGGTGGGCATTCTCGGCCCCAACGGCACGGGAAAGAGCACCCTGCTGATGCTGGTCAACGGGCTGGTCCGCCCGCAGTCGGGGTCGGTGCGCGTGCTGGGCGGGGAGCCTTTCCGCGCGATGCGGGGTTACCGGCTCCGCCGCCGCATCGGCTACCTGGCCCAGACCCAGCGGATTGACCCGCGCCTGCCCGTGACGGTGCGCGAGACGGTGGCGGCGGGACGCTACGGCCGCATCGGGCTGCTGCGCCGCATGGGCCGGGCCGACCGGCGCGCCGTGGCGGAGGCGATGGACCGCATGGGCGTGGCGCACCTGTCGGGGCGGCCGCTGGGCCACCTGTCCGGCGGCGAGCTCCAGCGGACGGCGCTGGCGCGCGCGCTGGCCCAGGAGCCGGAAATCCTGCTGCTGGACGAGCCGACGGCGTCGGTGGACCCCGGCGCGCGCGGCGCGCTGCTGGCGCATGTGGACGCGCTGCCCGCGTTGACGGGCGCGGCGATGCTCTATGTCACCCACGAGACCGGCGCGGTTCCGGGCGTATGCGCGCGCCTGGCCCTGATGCGGGCGGGGCGCGTGTGGCGCGACGGACCGCGCGCGGAGATGCTGGCGGCGGACACCCTCCGCGCGCTCTACGGGGAGGAGGGTCTGTGA
- a CDS encoding metal ABC transporter permease: MRAPGPDAGGARVARRTARGDAGGGHPPRALRGGGSVSGWAIFHYAYLQNAVLAGLLGGAACAVVGVFVVTMHLSFLGVGIAHAAFAGALFSLLVGAPPLFGALLFGLVTAAAVGPLADRAEFGPDTATGILFSLMMGLAFLFLGLTPGAKTEALGLFWGSILTLTRGDVLVLAGVAGVLAAFLLLFYKEIQAVVCHRQVARAVGIPAAAVTYGILLVTGLVIAAALPGVGGLLVYTLVINPAAAAHQLTWRFRSMLLLAAVFGVLSCWTGLALSWMFNLPAGAVIVLVSTAVFAAAAVFSPKRKAARWTEKNAAA, translated from the coding sequence ATGCGCGCGCCTGGCCCTGATGCGGGCGGGGCGCGTGTGGCGCGACGGACCGCGCGCGGAGATGCTGGCGGCGGACACCCTCCGCGCGCTCTACGGGGAGGAGGGTCTGTGAGCGGCTGGGCGATTTTCCACTACGCCTACCTGCAGAACGCGGTGCTGGCGGGGCTGCTGGGCGGCGCCGCGTGCGCGGTCGTGGGGGTGTTTGTCGTGACGATGCACCTCTCCTTCCTGGGCGTGGGCATCGCGCATGCGGCCTTCGCCGGGGCGCTGTTCTCGCTGCTGGTGGGGGCGCCGCCCCTGTTCGGCGCGCTGCTCTTCGGCCTGGTGACCGCCGCCGCCGTGGGGCCCCTGGCCGACCGCGCGGAGTTCGGCCCGGACACCGCCACGGGCATCCTGTTCTCCCTCATGATGGGGCTGGCCTTCCTGTTCCTCGGGCTGACGCCGGGGGCCAAGACGGAGGCCCTGGGCCTGTTCTGGGGCAGCATCCTCACGCTCACGCGGGGGGACGTGCTGGTGCTGGCGGGGGTGGCGGGCGTCCTCGCGGCCTTCCTCCTGCTGTTCTACAAGGAAATCCAGGCCGTGGTGTGCCACCGCCAGGTGGCGCGGGCCGTGGGCATCCCCGCGGCGGCCGTCACCTACGGCATCCTGCTCGTCACGGGGCTGGTCATCGCCGCCGCCCTGCCCGGCGTGGGGGGCCTGCTGGTGTACACCCTGGTCATCAACCCGGCCGCCGCCGCCCACCAGCTCACCTGGCGCTTCCGCAGCATGCTCCTGCTTGCGGCGGTGTTCGGCGTCCTGTCATGCTGGACCGGCCTCGCCCTGTCGTGGATGTTCAACCTCCCCGCGGGCGCGGTCATTGTGCTGGTGTCCACGGCGGTCTTCGCCGCGGCCGCCGTGTTTTCCCCGAAGAGAAAGGCCGCCCGATGGACCGAGAAGAACGCCGCCGCCTGA